Proteins co-encoded in one Acidithiobacillus caldus ATCC 51756 genomic window:
- a CDS encoding IS5-like element ISAtc5 family transposase, whose amino-acid sequence MRGAKVETQGLFSYVSPEQRVPQDHPLRAIRAIVDRSLAEMDSHFSTMYSTYGRPSIPPEFLLRALLLQVFYSIRSERQLMEQLNYNLLFRWFVGLGMDDEVWVPTVFTKNRDRLLDHGTVREFFRSVLEQARGQNLLSEEHFSVDGTLLEAWASQKSFQPKDPEDRKGDGSDFRGQSRSNETHASVTDPDARLYKKAPGEASRLAYLGHVLMDNRHGLIAAEQVTTADGTAEVEAAVQLVDDLGGNQRITLGADKGYDRHGFVQNLRDRNVTPHVARKRKGSAIDGRTTRHAGYAMSIHVRRRIESIFGWMKTVGGMRKTRFRGLERVGLHFSLVTVAYNLVRMARLGVA is encoded by the coding sequence ATGCGTGGAGCCAAGGTAGAGACCCAAGGGTTGTTCAGCTACGTTTCCCCGGAGCAACGGGTGCCCCAGGATCATCCGCTGAGAGCGATCCGGGCTATCGTGGATCGCTCCCTGGCGGAGATGGATAGCCACTTCAGCACGATGTACTCGACCTACGGTCGCCCCTCCATTCCCCCGGAGTTTCTCCTGCGGGCACTACTGCTGCAGGTGTTTTACAGCATCCGCTCGGAACGGCAGCTAATGGAGCAACTCAACTACAACCTGCTGTTCCGTTGGTTTGTCGGTTTGGGAATGGACGACGAGGTCTGGGTGCCCACGGTCTTCACCAAGAATCGGGATCGATTGCTGGATCACGGGACGGTGCGGGAATTCTTCCGCTCCGTACTGGAACAGGCCCGCGGCCAGAATCTGCTTTCCGAAGAGCATTTCTCCGTCGATGGCACCCTGCTGGAAGCTTGGGCTTCGCAGAAGTCCTTCCAGCCGAAAGATCCTGAGGACCGTAAGGGCGATGGCTCCGATTTCCGCGGCCAGTCGCGCAGTAACGAGACGCACGCATCGGTGACCGACCCCGATGCCCGGCTCTACAAAAAGGCGCCCGGCGAAGCTTCCCGCTTGGCCTATCTTGGGCATGTGCTCATGGACAATCGCCACGGACTCATTGCCGCCGAGCAGGTCACCACCGCCGACGGTACGGCGGAAGTCGAAGCAGCCGTCCAACTCGTGGACGATCTGGGCGGGAATCAGCGCATCACCCTCGGTGCCGACAAGGGCTATGACCGCCACGGCTTCGTCCAGAATCTCCGGGATCGGAATGTGACCCCGCATGTAGCGCGCAAGCGCAAAGGCTCGGCCATCGACGGGCGCACCACCCGCCACGCCGGTTACGCGATGAGCATCCACGTCCGGCGCCGGATCGAGTCCATCTTCGGTTGGATGAAGACGGTGGGAGGGATGCGGAAAACCCGATTCCGTGGCTTGGAACGGGTCGGTCTGCACTTTTCCTTGGTCACTGTCGCCTACAACCTGGTCCGCATGGCGCGACTGGGAGTGGCTTGA
- a CDS encoding site-specific integrase, with product MYERLGHYLRVVCDDRSHPLGEIASADLINYRSTLTSTTSWYLGSLSGLLKKWHSLGYSGVTTDAVALLKQLRNQGNRKGEAVLTHDPIEGPFTDIELESLQSSLDKAYVAGEVEIEGYLLAYLFMLLGQRPVQYAALKVRDVGVTYAKDGTAVYTIRVPRAKQRNQLSRTEFKDRVLIPQFGELLVRYSNEVQARFHGLLPDPVDVPLFPARRRRGGEPDGFEYHRTTQTIADLLERTLRRLDVMSERTGQRLHITATRFRRTMATRAAMEGHGELIIAELLDHTDTQNVGVYIEARPEIIERIDRAIAMHLAPMAQAFAGVIIDDESQAIRAGDPSSRVCDPRFDPSMKPMGSCGKHSFCGFLAPIACYTCVNFQPWLDGPHEAVLDYLIGERERLAQTDLRIASVNDRTILAVAEVVRLCEARRGEAVDD from the coding sequence ATGTACGAAAGACTGGGGCATTACCTTAGAGTCGTATGCGATGACCGAAGCCATCCACTGGGGGAAATTGCTAGTGCCGACCTGATCAATTACCGGTCCACACTGACCAGCACAACGTCTTGGTACCTCGGTAGCCTCTCTGGATTGTTAAAGAAATGGCACAGCCTCGGGTACTCGGGGGTGACTACTGATGCGGTAGCTCTACTGAAGCAATTGCGCAATCAGGGCAATAGAAAAGGTGAGGCGGTGCTGACACATGACCCAATCGAAGGCCCATTCACTGACATCGAGTTGGAATCCCTTCAGTCTTCGCTTGATAAAGCTTATGTAGCTGGCGAGGTCGAAATAGAGGGATATTTGCTTGCATACCTGTTCATGCTGCTCGGGCAGCGTCCTGTCCAGTACGCTGCATTGAAGGTCCGTGACGTTGGCGTAACTTATGCAAAAGATGGCACGGCCGTGTACACGATACGTGTCCCGCGCGCCAAGCAGCGCAACCAACTCTCGCGTACTGAGTTCAAGGACCGCGTATTAATCCCTCAATTTGGCGAGTTGTTGGTTCGTTACTCCAATGAGGTTCAGGCAAGGTTTCACGGGCTCTTGCCCGACCCCGTGGATGTGCCGCTATTTCCTGCAAGACGTCGTCGAGGAGGTGAACCAGATGGATTTGAATACCACCGAACAACACAAACGATAGCTGACTTGCTAGAAAGAACCCTTCGTCGGCTGGATGTGATGTCTGAGCGGACGGGACAACGGTTGCACATTACCGCCACGCGCTTTCGCCGCACCATGGCTACAAGGGCTGCTATGGAGGGCCATGGTGAGCTGATCATTGCCGAATTGTTGGACCACACCGACACCCAGAACGTCGGTGTATACATCGAAGCACGGCCCGAGATCATAGAGAGGATCGACCGTGCGATAGCCATGCATCTAGCGCCGATGGCGCAGGCATTCGCTGGTGTCATTATTGATGATGAATCTCAAGCGATACGCGCAGGAGATCCATCTAGCAGGGTGTGTGACCCAAGATTCGATCCATCGATGAAACCCATGGGAAGCTGCGGCAAACATAGCTTTTGTGGATTCTTGGCGCCCATTGCCTGCTACACCTGCGTAAACTTCCAGCCGTGGCTGGATGGACCTCACGAGGCAGTTCTAGATTACTTGATCGGCGAGCGTGAGCGGCTTGCGCAAACCGATCTACGCATTGCGTCAGTAAATGACCGCACTATTCTGGCTGTCGCGGAAGTGGTGAGGTTGTGCGAGGCTCGTCGCGGGGAAGCTGTCGATGACTGA
- a CDS encoding IS256 family transposase produces MQESTGFDGGMGELGLNIEGLLRRSARQLIQQAIEGEVQVLLEEYAAVRMVDGRRAVVRNGYLPEREILTAVGPVPVQVPKVRDRSGSGVVFRSSLVPPYVRKSRTVAAALPWLYLHGVSSGRMHEALSVLLGEEAKGLSPAVLGRLKVEWAQEHAQWQRRSLQGKRYAYWWADGVYTQLRAEDDPRMCLLVIIGVTAEGKKEVVAVTDGLRESKASWLEILRDLRDRGLQEAPLLAIGDGAMGFWAALDEIYPQTRHQRCWVHKTANILNELPKRLQGKAKAALQAIWMADTREAAEKAWQAFVRDYQAKYPRAVAKLEKDRDVLLTFFDFPAEHWRHIRSSNAIESTFATVRQRSSRTKNCVSRATFLGLSYKLIQQAERHWRGIQHPERLRELFAGVTFVDGMPANETRLDPQQDAA; encoded by the coding sequence ATGCAAGAGAGTACTGGTTTCGACGGAGGAATGGGAGAGTTGGGCCTGAACATCGAGGGCTTATTGCGGCGGTCCGCGCGCCAGCTGATCCAACAGGCCATCGAGGGCGAGGTGCAGGTGCTGCTGGAGGAGTATGCCGCGGTACGCATGGTCGATGGTCGCCGGGCCGTCGTGCGGAATGGATATCTGCCGGAGCGGGAGATCCTGACAGCGGTCGGCCCCGTGCCTGTACAGGTCCCCAAGGTGCGAGACCGCTCCGGTTCGGGCGTGGTCTTCCGTTCTTCCCTGGTACCGCCCTACGTGCGCAAGTCGCGGACCGTGGCCGCAGCGCTCCCCTGGTTGTACCTGCACGGGGTATCGTCGGGACGGATGCACGAGGCGCTGTCTGTTCTCCTGGGCGAGGAGGCCAAGGGGCTTTCTCCGGCCGTGCTGGGACGCTTGAAAGTCGAATGGGCGCAAGAGCATGCCCAATGGCAGCGCCGGTCTCTACAGGGAAAACGCTACGCCTATTGGTGGGCCGACGGGGTCTATACCCAGCTGCGGGCGGAGGACGATCCCCGGATGTGTCTCTTGGTCATTATTGGCGTGACGGCCGAGGGCAAGAAGGAGGTCGTGGCGGTCACCGACGGTTTACGGGAGTCCAAAGCCTCCTGGCTAGAGATCCTGCGGGACTTGCGCGACCGCGGGCTGCAGGAGGCGCCACTACTGGCCATAGGAGATGGGGCGATGGGTTTCTGGGCCGCCCTGGACGAGATTTACCCACAAACCCGTCATCAGCGCTGTTGGGTGCACAAGACGGCCAACATCCTCAACGAGCTACCGAAGCGCCTTCAGGGGAAAGCCAAGGCCGCCCTGCAGGCGATCTGGATGGCCGACACCCGTGAAGCTGCGGAGAAAGCCTGGCAAGCCTTCGTGCGGGACTACCAGGCCAAATATCCCAGAGCGGTCGCAAAGCTCGAGAAGGACCGGGACGTGCTGCTGACCTTCTTCGACTTCCCGGCAGAGCACTGGCGGCATATCCGCAGCAGCAACGCCATCGAATCGACCTTCGCCACCGTACGGCAACGCAGCAGCCGCACTAAAAACTGTGTCTCTCGAGCCACTTTCCTTGGCCTGAGCTACAAGCTCATCCAGCAGGCAGAGAGACACTGGCGCGGGATTCAGCATCCGGAAAGACTGCGCGAGCTCTTTGCCGGGGTGACATTTGTCGATGGGATGCCTGCCAACGAAACCCGGCTGGATCCTCAACAGGACGCCGCCTGA
- a CDS encoding ATP-dependent helicase: MITFPVPALIACAGSGKTEVVAQRVVSLLRSITEGGAGCAPGNIVAFTFTDKAAAELKERIHARCHGAFGNVTGLAEMYVGTIHGYCLELLKSEVPAYMKYEVLNEVQQTLFIDRHSRSSGLTSSTTLNGVTLKRYTDTRHYVSALSILREDRVIDPSPLVGNSVVAGLASYERLLHQKGYLDYSGILKEAVKELQGNTGLRQRLGERIKHIIVDEYQDVNPIQESVVRELASLGADICVVGDDDQTIYQWRGSDVRNILDFERRYENVTQVRLEDNFRSSEGVVVVARDFIRQLLRRLPKEMKPTAAQEFEAGDIVALGFDSPEDEAQYIADTCKTLRGLAIHEGDEKRGISWSDMAILLRSVRRDGGAITAALDAAGVPYVITGMDNLFVQPEVEAARQLFYFLNGEIDEATLRTSWQVADLGIAKKALDQAIQAAAQARKDMQDAKVGQFKVYNLQRQYMAFLENAGIREEKVPGRRGEVVFYNLGKFSQAISDFESIHFHSNPVEKYQSFAGFLRHHAENAYPEGWQDNAFVSPDAVRIMTVHQAKGLQWPAVFIPQLVKNRFPAKGGGGRTAWHLLPDAAFDNAVRYKGGVEDERRLFYVAVTRAQKFLHLSWAPHDGNRTAQAPSDFFNEMLASKYVKRRRQDYAGRKRLEPQPKASVANITLSFSDLKYFFECPYQFKLRILYGFNAPLDEALGFGKSLHDALAEVHARALRGEKIKPDEAKALVERHLRAPYAYPALREKLEQAAERIIEAYVKKNAADFKNLEFSEKAIEIALGDGVSVAGRIDLVRKIDTGEVTIVDLKSNDRAQAEAVTETQLHIYALGYQELTGRPADYVEIYELDEQKQKKRSVDNDFIEDVKRDVRGAAMALRRNELTPNPHKKTCGQCDYCNMCSAAIRN, translated from the coding sequence TTGATCACCTTTCCGGTACCTGCACTGATCGCCTGTGCCGGCTCGGGCAAGACTGAGGTTGTGGCGCAGCGCGTGGTCAGCTTGTTGCGATCCATCACAGAGGGGGGAGCAGGCTGCGCCCCCGGCAATATCGTCGCCTTCACCTTCACCGACAAGGCCGCTGCAGAGCTGAAAGAGCGCATCCACGCCCGCTGCCACGGGGCCTTCGGGAATGTTACCGGCTTGGCGGAAATGTACGTCGGCACGATTCACGGCTACTGTCTCGAGCTCCTGAAATCCGAGGTGCCAGCGTACATGAAGTACGAAGTGCTGAACGAGGTGCAGCAGACACTGTTCATCGACCGTCACTCGAGATCATCCGGGCTGACCAGCAGCACCACGCTCAATGGCGTTACGCTCAAGCGCTACACGGATACGCGCCACTATGTATCGGCTCTCTCCATCCTGCGCGAAGACAGGGTGATCGATCCGTCGCCGCTCGTAGGCAACTCTGTTGTCGCCGGACTTGCGAGCTATGAGCGGCTCTTGCACCAGAAAGGCTATCTCGACTACTCCGGCATTCTGAAGGAAGCCGTCAAGGAACTGCAGGGTAATACCGGACTGCGGCAGCGATTGGGCGAGCGCATCAAGCACATCATCGTGGACGAATATCAGGACGTGAACCCGATCCAGGAATCTGTCGTGCGCGAACTGGCATCGCTGGGGGCCGACATTTGCGTGGTCGGTGATGACGATCAAACGATCTACCAGTGGCGTGGCAGCGATGTGCGCAACATCTTGGATTTCGAGCGCCGCTACGAGAACGTGACCCAGGTCAGACTGGAAGACAACTTCCGTTCTAGCGAAGGCGTGGTGGTCGTCGCGCGTGACTTTATTCGGCAGCTCCTGCGGCGCCTGCCGAAGGAGATGAAGCCGACGGCGGCACAGGAGTTTGAGGCGGGCGACATCGTCGCGCTCGGATTCGACTCACCGGAGGATGAGGCACAGTACATCGCAGACACCTGCAAGACGCTACGGGGTTTGGCGATCCATGAGGGTGACGAGAAACGCGGGATCTCGTGGTCGGACATGGCGATCCTGTTGCGCTCTGTGCGGCGCGACGGCGGCGCCATCACGGCGGCGCTGGATGCAGCCGGCGTGCCCTACGTCATTACCGGTATGGACAACCTCTTTGTCCAGCCGGAGGTCGAGGCAGCGCGGCAGTTGTTCTACTTCCTTAACGGGGAAATTGACGAAGCCACGTTGCGAACGTCTTGGCAGGTAGCTGATCTCGGGATAGCCAAGAAGGCGCTCGATCAGGCAATTCAGGCTGCCGCACAGGCCAGGAAGGACATGCAGGATGCCAAGGTCGGTCAGTTCAAGGTCTATAACCTGCAGCGCCAATACATGGCCTTCCTCGAGAACGCCGGCATCCGCGAGGAGAAGGTGCCGGGTCGTCGGGGCGAGGTGGTGTTCTACAACCTCGGCAAGTTCAGCCAGGCGATCTCCGACTTCGAGAGCATCCATTTCCACTCGAACCCGGTCGAGAAATACCAGAGCTTCGCCGGCTTCCTCCGGCACCACGCCGAGAACGCTTACCCGGAGGGCTGGCAGGACAACGCCTTCGTCAGCCCGGACGCGGTACGGATCATGACCGTACATCAGGCCAAAGGCCTGCAATGGCCGGCGGTGTTCATCCCGCAACTGGTGAAAAATCGATTCCCAGCCAAGGGGGGCGGTGGGCGGACGGCCTGGCACCTGTTGCCAGACGCCGCCTTCGACAACGCGGTGCGCTACAAAGGGGGTGTCGAGGACGAACGGCGGTTGTTCTATGTGGCCGTGACCCGCGCGCAGAAATTCCTGCACCTGAGCTGGGCGCCGCATGACGGCAACCGAACCGCGCAAGCGCCCTCGGACTTCTTCAACGAGATGCTTGCCTCGAAGTACGTCAAGCGTCGGAGGCAGGACTATGCCGGGCGCAAGCGCCTCGAGCCGCAGCCGAAGGCATCGGTGGCAAACATCACGCTGTCGTTCTCGGACCTGAAGTACTTCTTCGAGTGTCCTTACCAGTTCAAGCTGCGCATCCTCTACGGGTTCAATGCCCCGTTGGACGAGGCACTGGGGTTCGGCAAGTCGCTGCATGACGCGCTGGCCGAAGTGCATGCACGGGCCCTACGGGGGGAGAAAATCAAGCCCGACGAAGCCAAGGCGCTGGTCGAACGGCACTTGCGTGCGCCCTACGCCTATCCAGCCTTGCGCGAAAAACTGGAACAGGCCGCCGAGAGGATCATCGAGGCTTATGTCAAGAAGAATGCTGCCGACTTCAAGAATCTCGAGTTTTCCGAAAAGGCGATCGAGATTGCCCTGGGCGATGGCGTATCAGTGGCGGGCCGCATCGACCTCGTCCGTAAGATCGACACCGGCGAGGTGACGATCGTCGATCTGAAGTCGAACGATCGTGCACAGGCCGAGGCGGTGACGGAAACTCAGCTGCACATCTACGCGCTCGGTTACCAAGAGCTTACCGGCCGGCCAGCGGACTACGTAGAAATCTACGAGCTGGACGAACAGAAACAGAAGAAACGCTCGGTGGATAACGATTTCATCGAGGATGTGAAACGGGATGTGCGTGGGGCGGCGATGGCGCTGCGGCGGAACGAGCTGACGCCGAACCCCCATAAGAAAACCTGCG